In Spinacia oleracea cultivar Varoflay chromosome 5, BTI_SOV_V1, whole genome shotgun sequence, a single window of DNA contains:
- the LOC110776287 gene encoding uncharacterized protein: MGRSKSVVARGKGESGSTRVKSLNPIYSTVVDPAAFVELAGLPPSAEVKIPGSDEEAFDCPEGYVVMYEYPFTIGFKFPFTPLVRSFIEVFHLSPGQLMPQIWRVFTVVHGVTANWRTPFDLSDLMYSYDLALQKCCRYTLVTKKGKTNLGVGLGVNDRGWQSRFVFVGKDSLGDKGRFLVEGWTMEVVKGSSLTELNADSEDKYRKFLGYSVEDRSFSRDGEFLDEQEVDRSGDVAEEEEIDEGSGQLTRRRKRLDLLEEVVANSSSAEGEVGDMADNSEHTLSSRPVSRMSQSEIQERARKRLRSSSTSGGRGMTVVPRFSAIGSSAETPVVIGAEGFHPIASSSPPQPFKASSAAVDVSKVSTSSAKKRPVETDPVEDTIITLPPSFLGDEEASVIWPFADRLILPTTYRRYHEVDPLPVASDAAELSLRASQAALAVRRQCSLLCDEVTNARQLTATAKKAAASWEAKWKAAEKKVVDLAAVIKAKGDQLKGKDKQLADVAKDLEKVKEELTSTTEELDGLRSLYDALQEEAKDVEALAIWRTRAQMMYSCLIGETSLWPCQKEVDDYLANGGTMADLSVPVVDSEELAKTADTASTEATEVDAALLVVSAPVPDQEGEVLAVGCEEEALAVVSQDETVDVASVEVPVVPPEQEPEQEVVVSTQEEGMY; this comes from the exons aTGGGTAGATCTAAGTCGGTTGTAGCGAGAGGAAAGGGGGAGTCGGGTTCCACTCGGGTTAAGTCCCTTAACCCGATATATTCTACTGTGGTGGATCCGGCGGCTTTTGTTGAACTTGCTGGTTTGCCGCCGTCGGCGGAAGTGAAGATTCCCGGCTCGGATGAGGAAGCCTTTGACTGTCCAGAGGGGTATGTGGTTATGTATGAGTATCCGTTCACAATTGGCTTCAAATTTCCTTTCACTCCTCTAGTTAGGTCCTTTATCGAGGTTTTCCATTTGAGTCCGGGTCAGTTGATGCCCCAGATATGGCGGGTTTTCACGGTGGTGCATGGAGTTACTGCGAACTGGCGTACGCCGTTTGACCTGTCTGATTTGATGTACTCTTACGACCTAGCACTGCAGAAGTGTTGTAGGTATACCTTGGTTACGAAGAAGGGGAAGACGAACTTAGGTGTTGGTTTAGGTGTGAACGACAGGGGTTGGCAGAGTCGTTTTGTCTTTGTAGGCAAAGATTCTCTGGGAGATAAAGGGCGGTTTCTGGTCGAGGGATGGACGATGGAAG ttgtcaaggggtcgtcgttgactgagttgaacgctGATTCTGAGGATAAGTATCGGAAGTTCTTGGGTTATTCTGTCGAGGATAGGTCTTTCAGTCGCGACGGAGAGTTTTTAGACGAGCAGGAGGTGGACCGGTCAGGCGACGTCGCCGAGGAGGAGGAGATAGACGAGGGATCAGGTCAACTGACTCGTCGTCGGAAAAGGTTGGATTTGCTTGAGGAGGTAGTGGCAAACTCGTCGTCCGCCGAAGGTGAAGTAGGTGATATGGCTGACAACTCAG AGCATACTCTTTCGTCTCGGCCTGTGTCGAGGATGTCTCAGAGCGAGATTCAGGAGCGTGCAAGGAAGCGACTTAGGTCGTCCTCGACTTCTGGTGGACGGGGTATGACGGTTGTACCTCGGTTTTCTGCGATAGGTTCATCGGCCGAGACGCCTGTCGTCATAGGAGCCGAAGGCTTTCATCCGATTGCTTCGTCGTCGCCTCCACAGCCGTTCAAGGCGTCGTCTGCTGCTGTCGACGTTAGTAAAGTGTCTACTTCGTCGGCCAAGAAGCGACCTGTCGAGACGGATCCTGTCGAGGATACGATTATCACTTTGCCCCCAAGCTTCTTGGGTGATGAAGAGGCGTCGGTTATATGGCCTTTCGCTGATCGCTTGATCTTGCCTACGACGTATCGACGATACCACGAGGTGGATCCTCTTCCTGTCGCGTCGGACGCTGCTGAGCTTAGTCTGCGG GCGTCGCAGGCTGCCTTGGCTGTACGTAGGCAGTGTTCGTTGCTGTGCGACGAGGTGACGAATGCAAGGCAGCTGACGGCGACGGCGAAGAAGGCGGCCGCATCGTGGGAAGCGAAGTGGAAAGCTGCTGAGAAGAAGGTTGTGGATCTTGCTGCGGTGATTAAGGCCAAGGGTGATCAATTGAAAGGTAAGGATAAGCAGTTAGCCGACGTGGCTAAAGATCTGGAGAAAGTGAAGGAGGAGTTGACCTCGACGACAGAGGAATTGGATGGATTGAGGAGCTTGTATGACGCCCTGCAGGAGGAGGCGAAGGACGTCGAGGCTCTTGCTATATGGAGGACGCGGGCGCAGATGATGTATTCCTGCCTGATTGGGGAGACTAGCCTTTGGCCGTGTCAAAAGGAGGTGGATGACTATCTGGCTAATGGCGGTACCATGGCTGACCTGTCGGTGCCCGTGGTGGATTCGGAGGAGTTGGCGAAGACGGCTGACACTGCTAGTACTGAGGCGACGGAGGTGGATGCGGCTTTGTTGGTGGTGAGTGCGCCTGTTCCGGACCAAGAGGGGGAGGTTTTAGCTGTTGGGTGCGAAGAGGAGGCCCTTGCCGTCGTTTCTCAAGACGAGACGGTGGACGTGGCGTCGGTGGAGGTGCCAGTCGTGCCCCCAGAGCAAGAGCCGGAGCAGGAAGTCGTGGTCTCTACTCAGGAAGAAGGGATGTATTAG